In a genomic window of Halalkalibacillus sediminis:
- a CDS encoding UDP-N-acetylmuramoyl-L-alanyl-D-glutamate--2,6-diaminopimelate ligase produces the protein MKIADVLQGIEYLNIDGCNLKEIDIKGLSHDSRDIEEGYLFVAIKGYAENGHKFIDEAISRGAVAVLGVEELSNLEVPYLQTKDTKSALGVIASQFYHHPFKNKKIVGVTGTNGKTTTTYMVKSIFEANGYQTGIIGTIQNIINGKSLPSRNTTPSAVDLYKFLYNSDDEVIVLEVSSHALNQSRVAGIPFDVCLFTNLEGEHLDYHNSIEEYFETKYKLFKQMKPDGLAVVNFDDDWGKKVHERLLNEGAEVKTVGIDSFCDACVLHETDQVWLKEYEERKPFDLMLPGLHNQFNGAMSLMVSEGLGLDLNKSLEALRNFSNLPGRFETVDFPGNKVVVIDYAHTANGIYHCLKTARESSANQITHVFGFRGKRDESKREMMLENSRTLSDKYVLTLDDLNGVKESEMKNTLKKYVQSDPEQKGRVIIDRTQAIKQAIEEADDGSWIVITGKGHEEYQQTFRLGTRSDFDTVKYLFGEHPIFREIHLKK, from the coding sequence TTGAAAATCGCAGACGTATTACAAGGAATTGAATATTTAAATATAGATGGATGTAATCTGAAGGAGATTGATATAAAAGGACTTTCTCATGACTCCAGGGATATCGAGGAAGGCTATCTTTTTGTTGCAATCAAAGGTTACGCCGAAAATGGTCATAAGTTCATTGATGAAGCCATTTCTAGAGGAGCAGTTGCTGTCCTTGGTGTTGAAGAACTTTCAAATTTGGAGGTACCTTATCTTCAGACAAAAGACACCAAATCAGCATTGGGGGTTATCGCTAGCCAATTCTACCACCATCCTTTTAAAAATAAAAAAATCGTGGGTGTTACTGGAACAAATGGCAAGACAACCACGACTTATATGGTGAAATCGATCTTTGAAGCTAATGGTTATCAGACTGGAATAATTGGAACCATTCAAAATATAATCAACGGAAAATCATTACCAAGTAGAAATACGACGCCGAGCGCAGTCGATTTATATAAATTTTTATATAATAGTGATGATGAAGTCATTGTCCTAGAAGTTTCTTCCCATGCTTTGAATCAATCACGAGTAGCTGGTATTCCGTTCGATGTTTGTCTATTTACAAATCTCGAAGGGGAGCATTTGGACTACCATAATTCCATAGAAGAATATTTTGAGACGAAGTATAAGTTATTCAAACAAATGAAACCTGATGGATTAGCAGTGGTCAATTTTGATGATGACTGGGGTAAAAAGGTTCACGAACGTTTGTTAAATGAGGGGGCAGAGGTCAAAACGGTTGGAATTGACTCTTTCTGCGATGCTTGTGTTTTGCATGAAACCGACCAAGTGTGGCTGAAGGAATATGAAGAGAGAAAACCATTTGATCTAATGTTGCCGGGTCTCCACAATCAATTTAACGGGGCGATGAGTTTGATGGTGAGTGAAGGGTTAGGATTAGATTTAAATAAATCTTTAGAGGCATTGAGAAATTTCTCGAACCTACCTGGACGCTTTGAAACTGTCGATTTCCCGGGAAATAAAGTAGTAGTCATCGATTATGCCCATACGGCTAATGGAATTTATCATTGTCTTAAAACTGCAAGAGAGTCTAGTGCAAATCAAATCACCCATGTTTTTGGCTTCAGAGGAAAAAGGGATGAAAGTAAACGTGAAATGATGCTTGAAAACTCTCGTACCCTAAGTGACAAATATGTCTTAACTCTAGATGATTTGAATGGTGTTAAAGAATCTGAAATGAAAAATACATTAAAGAAGTATGTCCAGTCAGACCCTGAACAAAAAGGTCGAGTAATTATAGATCGAACGCAAGCCATCAAACAAGCCATTGAAGAAGCGGATGATGGGTCATGGATTGTCATTACAGGAAAAGGTCATGAAGAGTATCAACAGACGTTCCGACTAGGTACTCGATCCGACTTCGACACAGTCAAGTATTTGTTCGGTGAGCATCCAATTTTCCGCGAAATTCATCTAAAAAAATGA
- a CDS encoding thioredoxin family protein, protein MENHFNSVEEIDQWIDDKPLALLYIFGERCSVCHGLQPQVQNVIERYPKVEMKQVNVNKVPDVAGRFSIFTVPVVLLFVDGKEYVREARVVPMEPFEEKINKIYTNYLG, encoded by the coding sequence ATGGAAAATCACTTTAATTCTGTTGAGGAGATCGATCAATGGATTGACGACAAGCCCCTTGCATTGCTTTATATTTTTGGAGAGAGATGTAGCGTTTGTCATGGGCTGCAGCCTCAAGTTCAGAATGTCATCGAGCGCTATCCAAAAGTTGAAATGAAGCAAGTCAATGTCAATAAAGTTCCTGATGTTGCAGGCAGGTTCTCGATTTTCACTGTACCAGTAGTGTTACTGTTTGTGGACGGAAAAGAGTATGTTCGGGAAGCTCGCGTAGTCCCAATGGAACCTTTTGAAGAGAAAATCAACAAAATTTATACCAATTATTTGGGGTAG
- a CDS encoding type II secretion system F family protein, producing MSGLVLLLVFVTSILFFLAVFNALFFKNKQMKKRVQQYIFEEEHTPESKEKMKPVVEFRLAKERIRKNLRKKDKASKIEMKLHQAGMPISPEEFIMFQWISIALTAGILYLFVEQWPVLIIGAIIGFIIPKVVVAHRRKKRIDKFNDHLSEMISSIVSALRAGFSFAQALQNVEREAPSPVREEVQQLLKEMQYGSSLEESLNRMKDRVPSEDLDLMIQAIVIQRQVGGNLAIVLEKIVHTIRERVKIQGQIKTLTAQGRMSGVVVGALPAVLAGLLFLVNPEYMMVLFTTPIGIALLIFAGISSIIGFIFIQKITTIEV from the coding sequence ATGAGTGGGTTGGTTTTATTATTAGTATTTGTGACCTCTATTCTATTTTTTCTAGCTGTATTCAACGCGCTATTTTTTAAGAACAAACAGATGAAGAAAAGGGTCCAGCAATATATTTTCGAAGAAGAACATACCCCTGAATCAAAAGAGAAGATGAAGCCTGTTGTTGAATTCAGACTAGCAAAGGAAAGAATTCGTAAAAACCTTCGAAAAAAAGATAAAGCTTCTAAGATCGAGATGAAACTTCATCAAGCTGGAATGCCCATCAGCCCTGAAGAGTTTATTATGTTCCAGTGGATTTCAATAGCTCTTACTGCAGGGATATTATATTTGTTCGTGGAACAGTGGCCGGTATTGATCATCGGAGCTATTATAGGTTTCATCATTCCAAAAGTTGTTGTCGCTCATAGAAGGAAGAAGCGAATCGATAAATTTAATGATCATTTGTCGGAAATGATCTCTTCGATTGTCAGTGCACTGCGCGCGGGGTTCAGCTTTGCTCAAGCTTTACAGAATGTGGAGAGGGAAGCACCTTCGCCAGTAAGAGAAGAAGTTCAGCAATTGTTGAAAGAGATGCAGTACGGTTCGTCTTTAGAAGAATCTTTAAACCGAATGAAAGACCGAGTGCCAAGTGAAGATTTGGACTTAATGATCCAAGCGATTGTCATTCAACGTCAAGTCGGAGGAAACTTAGCGATTGTACTTGAGAAAATCGTCCATACCATTCGTGAACGAGTGAAAATCCAAGGTCAGATTAAAACCCTGACAGCGCAAGGTCGTATGTCTGGAGTTGTTGTGGGAGCATTGCCTGCAGTACTTGCGGGATTATTGTTCCTTGTCAATCCGGAATATATGATGGTTCTATTTACGACCCCTATTGGTATTGCTCTATTAATCTTTGCTGGGATTTCGTCAATCATAGGATTTATCTTCATCCAAAAAATTACGACGATCGAGGTGTGA
- a CDS encoding ASCH domain-containing protein, giving the protein MSKHSVNEMWENFLKTLNERKRDQATFEAWPFANDADTAKELAELVKKGDKTATCSLYRMYEIGNEPIPTNGQYNVITDWDGNAEVIVQTTKVDVIPFNEVPKSFAFKEGEGDKSYEYWHRVHVDFFTNELEVFNEQFHEDMLVVCEEFEVVYPK; this is encoded by the coding sequence ATGAGTAAACATTCTGTGAATGAAATGTGGGAAAACTTTTTAAAAACATTAAATGAGAGAAAAAGAGATCAAGCTACTTTTGAAGCATGGCCATTTGCGAATGATGCCGATACAGCCAAAGAGTTAGCAGAGTTAGTAAAAAAAGGGGACAAAACTGCCACATGCTCTCTATATCGTATGTATGAAATCGGGAACGAGCCTATTCCTACAAACGGTCAATATAATGTAATAACCGATTGGGATGGAAATGCAGAAGTTATTGTCCAAACGACAAAGGTGGATGTGATTCCATTCAACGAGGTTCCTAAAAGCTTTGCTTTCAAAGAAGGAGAAGGAGATAAGAGTTATGAGTATTGGCACCGAGTACATGTGGATTTTTTCACAAATGAACTCGAAGTTTTTAATGAGCAATTTCATGAAGACATGTTAGTCGTCTGCGAAGAATTTGAGGTGGTCTACCCCAAATAA
- a CDS encoding M20 family metallo-hydrolase, with protein MKVYDSPEKFQEKLLKDYDSKNDKEGIKGRRLAERLYLLSKIGWTEDGGSRRMSFSKEEWDAKELLMKWMEEVGLKVRMDGAGNVFGRFEGKNPERVVMSGSHLDSVPNGGHFDGPLGVLAALEVASAWKESGYQPEKSFEVVCFTDEEGARFNGGMLGSQAFVGELDINEEKKRVDFDDEPFEKVLNQRGLTPEGFVGAKGELDEIDAFLEVHIEQGKRLEKKELPVGVVTGIAGPSWLNVRFIGEAGHAGNTPMDDRKDALVAASEFINKIKDFPPLISESGVATVGKLEVLPNGVNVIPGEVRLTVDVRDIRDDYKKDIVELIEQCAKDIEEGHQLEVEINESMSIAPLEISSEMQKKASEAVEETLGITPFKLPSGAGHDTMMLGKHVPVGLLFTRSKEGLSHTPKEWSSLSDCIKTVHVLKRMAEKLCEN; from the coding sequence ATGAAAGTTTATGATTCACCTGAAAAATTTCAGGAGAAATTGCTTAAAGATTATGATTCGAAAAATGATAAAGAAGGAATCAAGGGTAGACGCTTAGCAGAGCGTTTATATTTGTTATCTAAGATTGGGTGGACTGAGGACGGTGGTAGCCGTCGAATGTCATTTTCAAAGGAAGAATGGGATGCTAAAGAACTTTTAATGAAATGGATGGAAGAAGTGGGCTTAAAAGTAAGGATGGACGGTGCTGGAAATGTTTTTGGGCGATTTGAAGGAAAAAATCCTGAAAGAGTCGTCATGTCTGGGTCTCACTTAGATAGCGTACCTAATGGCGGTCACTTCGATGGACCTTTAGGTGTGTTAGCCGCACTTGAAGTTGCTTCAGCATGGAAAGAATCTGGCTATCAGCCAGAAAAATCTTTTGAAGTCGTATGCTTCACAGACGAAGAAGGGGCCAGGTTCAATGGTGGTATGCTAGGGAGTCAGGCTTTTGTTGGTGAACTTGATATAAACGAAGAAAAGAAGCGTGTAGATTTTGATGATGAACCTTTCGAAAAAGTACTGAATCAGCGAGGGTTAACTCCAGAAGGGTTTGTTGGAGCGAAGGGTGAGCTAGATGAAATTGATGCATTTTTAGAAGTTCATATTGAACAAGGGAAGAGACTTGAGAAAAAAGAACTCCCTGTGGGGGTAGTTACAGGGATCGCAGGTCCTTCTTGGTTAAATGTGAGATTCATAGGAGAAGCGGGTCATGCGGGAAATACCCCTATGGATGATCGAAAGGACGCGTTGGTCGCTGCCAGCGAATTCATAAATAAAATCAAAGATTTTCCACCACTCATTAGTGAATCAGGAGTTGCGACGGTGGGAAAACTAGAAGTCCTACCGAATGGTGTGAATGTCATCCCCGGTGAAGTACGTCTGACAGTTGATGTCCGTGATATCAGGGATGATTACAAAAAGGACATAGTCGAGCTGATTGAGCAATGTGCAAAAGATATAGAAGAAGGACATCAGCTAGAAGTTGAAATAAATGAAAGCATGAGTATCGCACCTCTTGAAATATCAAGTGAGATGCAGAAGAAAGCTAGTGAAGCGGTAGAAGAAACGTTGGGTATAACTCCATTCAAGCTACCTAGTGGGGCAGGCCACGACACAATGATGCTAGGTAAGCATGTGCCAGTAGGGCTTTTATTCACTAGAAGCAAAGAGGGTCTGAGCCATACTCCTAAAGAATGGTCCTCACTGAGTGATTGTATTAAGACGGTCCATGTTTTAAAGAGAATGGCAGAGAAATTATGTGAGAATTAA
- a CDS encoding ABC transporter ATP-binding protein, with product MIEIKQLTKQFEDGTTALSEIDVDIQAGELTCIIGPSGCGKTTLLKHINRLISPTSGDIHIDGESIYDKDVVELRRSIGYVIQQIGLFPHMTIAENITVVPKLLGWSKEKRTHRVEEMLEMVKLEPEVFKDRYPLELSGGQQQRVGVARALVSNPNIILMDEPFSALDPISREQLQDHLKELHHRLKKTIVFVTHDMDEALKIADRVVILRSGEVEQIGTPEEVLRQPASDFIRSFLGEERITRFMRTSSQTIRNYEEWLISSYHGESVEMDDSTQIDELIPYFIEKNYQSVKVTQEGRVKGYLTKDRLLEALASERGDHS from the coding sequence TTGATTGAAATCAAGCAATTAACGAAGCAATTTGAGGATGGGACGACAGCATTGAGCGAAATCGATGTAGATATCCAGGCCGGAGAATTGACTTGTATCATCGGACCAAGTGGCTGCGGTAAAACGACATTATTAAAGCATATCAATCGGTTAATTTCTCCAACATCAGGTGATATACATATTGATGGAGAATCGATCTATGATAAAGATGTCGTTGAGTTGAGACGCTCGATTGGTTACGTGATTCAGCAAATCGGATTATTTCCTCACATGACGATAGCAGAAAACATTACAGTAGTTCCCAAGTTACTTGGATGGTCTAAGGAAAAACGGACCCACCGAGTTGAAGAGATGCTCGAGATGGTAAAGCTTGAGCCTGAAGTATTCAAAGATAGGTATCCACTTGAATTGAGTGGTGGACAACAACAACGAGTAGGTGTGGCACGCGCGCTTGTAAGCAACCCTAATATCATTTTGATGGACGAGCCGTTCAGTGCGCTTGACCCCATTAGTAGAGAGCAGTTACAAGACCATTTGAAGGAACTTCACCACCGTCTGAAGAAGACTATTGTATTCGTGACTCATGACATGGATGAAGCCTTGAAAATTGCGGATCGTGTGGTCATATTGCGTTCGGGAGAAGTTGAACAAATTGGAACCCCTGAAGAAGTGTTGAGACAACCTGCTTCTGATTTCATAAGGTCCTTCCTAGGTGAAGAACGGATTACTAGGTTCATGAGAACAAGTAGTCAGACCATCAGGAATTACGAAGAGTGGTTGATTTCAAGTTATCACGGAGAATCTGTAGAGATGGATGACTCGACACAAATTGATGAATTGATACCTTACTTTATTGAGAAGAACTACCAATCTGTCAAAGTCACACAAGAAGGGCGAGTGAAGGGTTATTTGACTAAAGACCGTTTGCTTGAAGCTCTGGCAAGTGAGAGAGGTGATCATTCATGA
- a CDS encoding type II secretion system F family protein: MVTMLYILTLFFTLGGMVLLWRERKSKVQSRRLLIEGMGQEDEIDDPLENKRSSLMERLVQPKWKQFKRSFRRSMPDQKQEKMELKLLRAGNPMGMTPFEYRVGQLVLFVAFPMLGFLLAWLGNLSFGRTFLIVLLMAGLAAYLPYVYLKMKAAKRSTQAVRELPDFIDLMAVSMEAGLGFDSALSKVVSKQSGVLSEEFQRCLEELKLGKTRKEALSGVRERVQVDDVKLLIGSIIQAEQLGVGMVQILRVQSEEVRQRRKQRAEEEAMKAPIKMLFPLVIFIFPCIFVVLLGPAVIQIMDVFSQ; the protein is encoded by the coding sequence ATGGTAACAATGCTATATATTTTGACTTTGTTTTTCACCTTAGGAGGAATGGTACTACTTTGGCGGGAGCGGAAATCTAAGGTTCAAAGCAGACGTCTTTTAATTGAAGGTATGGGCCAAGAAGACGAAATAGATGACCCTTTAGAAAATAAACGCTCGTCTTTAATGGAAAGGCTTGTCCAGCCAAAATGGAAGCAATTTAAACGAAGTTTCAGGAGAAGCATGCCTGATCAGAAGCAAGAGAAGATGGAACTCAAGCTTTTGCGTGCAGGTAATCCGATGGGAATGACCCCATTTGAGTATAGGGTAGGACAACTAGTTCTGTTTGTTGCATTTCCTATGCTAGGATTTCTATTAGCGTGGTTAGGAAACCTATCGTTCGGAAGAACCTTCTTAATTGTTTTATTGATGGCAGGTTTGGCAGCTTATCTTCCTTACGTTTATTTAAAAATGAAGGCGGCTAAACGAAGTACTCAAGCTGTAAGAGAGTTGCCCGACTTCATCGATCTGATGGCTGTTAGTATGGAAGCGGGGTTAGGCTTCGATTCTGCTTTGAGTAAGGTGGTTTCGAAACAATCTGGCGTTCTTTCAGAAGAATTCCAGCGTTGCTTAGAGGAATTAAAGTTAGGTAAGACACGAAAGGAAGCATTATCTGGCGTTCGTGAAAGAGTTCAGGTAGATGATGTGAAGCTGTTGATTGGTAGTATCATTCAGGCAGAGCAGCTCGGGGTAGGAATGGTACAAATATTACGGGTCCAATCGGAAGAGGTACGCCAGCGCCGTAAACAACGTGCGGAAGAAGAGGCGATGAAGGCCCCGATCAAAATGTTGTTCCCTCTGGTCATTTTTATTTTTCCGTGTATCTTCGTTGTCTTGTTAGGTCCTGCAGTCATACAAATCATGGACGTCTTTTCGCAATAA
- a CDS encoding glycine betaine ABC transporter substrate-binding protein: protein MKKNIAVLFTAILLIGLLSACGVLGGGSDSDSESGGTVTIGGKPWTEQYILPYIIGIHLEENTDFDVQYEEGLGEVAILTPAIDDGDIDVYVEYTGTGLEAVLNEQAEEGESADSVYDRVKEGYEEEFNVTWLEPLGFENTYTLAYHPDSGYDADTYSDLVETSKNEDMIFGAPHAFYEREGDGYDAMLEVYPFEFTETESLDANVMYEALESQEVDLIPAFTTDGRIERYNLETTEDDQGFFPKYDAVPLVRQEALDENPGLKEAINELAGQISEEEMQEMNARVDIDGDEHQTVAREFLKEKGIIE, encoded by the coding sequence ATGAAAAAAAATATTGCAGTATTATTTACAGCTATATTATTAATTGGGTTACTTAGTGCTTGTGGTGTACTTGGAGGAGGGTCTGATTCAGATTCTGAATCTGGAGGTACAGTAACCATTGGTGGTAAGCCTTGGACTGAGCAGTATATCTTACCTTATATTATCGGGATTCACTTGGAAGAAAACACTGACTTTGATGTGCAGTACGAAGAAGGACTTGGTGAAGTAGCAATTCTGACACCTGCAATTGATGATGGTGACATCGATGTTTACGTTGAATATACGGGAACTGGATTAGAAGCGGTACTGAATGAACAAGCGGAAGAAGGAGAATCTGCCGATAGTGTTTACGACCGTGTGAAGGAAGGTTATGAAGAGGAGTTCAATGTCACTTGGTTAGAACCATTAGGTTTTGAAAACACATATACTCTGGCATACCACCCCGACAGTGGATATGATGCTGACACTTATTCTGACTTAGTAGAAACCTCGAAAAATGAAGATATGATTTTCGGGGCTCCACATGCCTTTTATGAGCGTGAAGGTGATGGTTACGATGCGATGCTAGAAGTTTATCCTTTCGAATTTACCGAAACAGAAAGTTTAGACGCAAATGTCATGTATGAAGCATTAGAAAGCCAAGAAGTTGATTTAATCCCTGCCTTTACAACTGATGGAAGAATAGAACGATATAATTTAGAAACAACTGAAGATGATCAAGGGTTTTTCCCTAAATACGATGCTGTTCCACTTGTTCGACAAGAAGCGTTGGATGAGAACCCTGGTTTAAAGGAAGCGATCAACGAATTAGCGGGACAGATCTCTGAAGAAGAAATGCAAGAAATGAACGCGCGTGTTGATATTGATGGGGATGAACACCAAACAGTTGCACGTGAGTTCTTAAAAGAAAAAGGTATTATTGAATAA
- a CDS encoding putative RNA methyltransferase → MRKESKKSFAARTISGVISIFKCPVCGSEMKIEDLSKLVCEENHQFDLAKQGYLHMVQQHKKTKYSKELFESRQDICQSGFYDGLIDGLHEVIYKLQNSKQPSVILDAGTGEGSHLVRLSDQLNEEVKPIGMDIAKEGIQVAARSYTQATWIVADLANIPLQPHSVDFLLNILSPANYDEFKRVMNEESNLIKVVPGEKYLEELRAQVGHDAYSNEKTVDHLSEHFTLIERKTVHYKAEINPQMFENLIKMTPLTWNTDPADLKYCERITVHLEILVCKK, encoded by the coding sequence ATGAGAAAAGAGAGCAAAAAAAGTTTCGCAGCTCGAACCATCAGTGGAGTAATTTCCATTTTTAAATGTCCAGTTTGCGGAAGTGAAATGAAAATTGAAGATTTATCAAAACTCGTTTGTGAGGAAAACCACCAGTTCGACCTCGCTAAACAAGGTTATTTGCATATGGTCCAACAACATAAAAAAACGAAATACAGTAAGGAGTTATTCGAATCCAGGCAAGATATATGTCAATCAGGCTTTTATGATGGGTTGATCGATGGGTTACATGAGGTGATTTATAAGTTACAAAACTCTAAGCAACCGTCCGTTATTTTAGATGCTGGTACTGGGGAAGGATCTCACCTCGTTCGTCTATCAGACCAATTAAATGAAGAAGTCAAACCTATCGGAATGGATATTGCTAAAGAGGGTATTCAAGTAGCAGCCCGTTCATATACCCAGGCTACTTGGATAGTTGCTGACCTTGCTAACATACCACTCCAACCACATTCAGTAGATTTCTTACTTAATATATTATCACCAGCAAATTATGACGAATTCAAGCGAGTGATGAATGAAGAAAGTAACTTGATTAAAGTGGTGCCAGGAGAGAAATATTTAGAAGAGTTACGAGCACAGGTCGGCCACGATGCATATTCCAACGAAAAGACAGTTGATCATTTGTCGGAGCATTTTACGCTTATAGAGCGAAAAACAGTCCATTATAAAGCTGAGATCAATCCCCAAATGTTCGAAAACCTGATAAAGATGACTCCTTTGACGTGGAACACAGACCCAGCTGATCTGAAGTACTGCGAAAGGATTACCGTTCATCTAGAGATATTAGTTTGTAAAAAGTGA
- a CDS encoding ABC transporter permease, with protein MNEFFGGIKDSINKLIDAVKEFLEVVESRQELIQTAFVEHLWLSFIAISIACLISLPLGIWIARVKKIAEPMIGVTAILQTIPSLALFGFLVPMIGIGTNTALIALTIYALLPIVRNTYTGISRVDSSMIEAASAMGMTTSQRLWRVEFPLALPFIMAGIRTATVLTVGVATLATFVGAGGLGDVIYRGLQSYNQHLILAGAIPVAILAILFDLVLKFFEKRSTPKGMQIK; from the coding sequence ATGAATGAGTTTTTCGGTGGTATCAAAGATTCCATCAATAAGTTAATAGACGCAGTTAAGGAGTTCCTTGAAGTTGTCGAAAGTAGACAAGAACTGATACAGACTGCTTTTGTCGAGCACTTATGGTTATCGTTCATTGCCATCTCAATCGCGTGTCTGATTTCCTTACCCTTAGGTATTTGGATTGCACGTGTTAAAAAGATAGCTGAACCAATGATTGGTGTAACGGCCATATTGCAAACGATTCCAAGCTTAGCGTTATTCGGCTTTTTAGTCCCTATGATCGGAATTGGGACAAACACCGCATTAATCGCTTTGACGATCTATGCGTTACTACCTATTGTTCGAAACACATATACAGGAATCTCGCGTGTCGATAGTTCCATGATAGAAGCAGCCAGTGCGATGGGGATGACTACAAGTCAACGTTTGTGGCGTGTTGAATTTCCGCTCGCCTTACCTTTCATTATGGCTGGTATTCGAACGGCAACTGTACTCACCGTGGGTGTAGCAACGCTGGCGACTTTTGTTGGTGCGGGCGGCCTAGGTGACGTCATTTACCGTGGATTACAATCTTATAATCAACATTTGATACTAGCAGGTGCCATCCCTGTAGCGATTTTAGCTATTTTATTCGATTTAGTATTGAAGTTTTTTGAAAAGAGGTCTACGCCGAAAGGTATGCAGATCAAATAA
- the phoU gene encoding phosphate signaling complex protein PhoU produces the protein MVRENFEEKLNHLNEQVKKMSELSKDALNQSLKSLETQDVEKAQQIIENDPNINALEDEINDIAIWLIAKEQPVAKDLRRLVTTLKITNDIERIGDLAVNVSKSVIRIGDEQLDVEMQDILSMGSIVEKMIDDVIDAFVNEDVNKAFSIADVDDQVDQHYGKTVEKMLNHMAKHPEQIPSVTQLAFISRFLERAADHTTNISEGIIYLVKGKHFDLNA, from the coding sequence ATGGTAAGAGAAAATTTTGAAGAGAAGTTAAATCATTTGAATGAACAGGTCAAGAAAATGAGTGAGTTATCTAAAGATGCACTTAACCAATCATTAAAATCGTTAGAAACTCAAGACGTAGAAAAAGCTCAACAAATCATTGAAAACGACCCCAATATTAATGCCTTAGAAGATGAAATAAACGATATCGCGATTTGGTTGATCGCAAAAGAACAACCTGTCGCAAAAGACTTAAGAAGACTGGTGACAACATTAAAAATCACCAATGATATTGAACGCATTGGCGACTTAGCTGTAAATGTATCAAAATCAGTTATTCGAATTGGTGATGAGCAGTTAGATGTTGAAATGCAAGATATATTAAGCATGGGGTCAATTGTAGAAAAAATGATTGATGATGTAATAGATGCATTCGTTAACGAAGACGTTAACAAAGCATTCTCTATAGCAGATGTTGATGATCAAGTAGACCAACATTACGGTAAGACTGTTGAAAAAATGCTGAACCATATGGCTAAACATCCCGAACAGATCCCAAGCGTCACTCAATTAGCATTCATCAGTCGTTTTCTAGAGCGAGCGGCTGATCACACTACTAATATTTCAGAAGGAATCATTTATCTAGTAAAAGGAAAACACTTTGATTTAAATGCATAA